The following are from one region of the Anaerolineae bacterium genome:
- the argH gene encoding argininosuccinate lyase encodes MWGGRFTGDVDELMERFNASFPFDRRLYREDIEGSLAYARALEQAGVLSDAERVSIERGLRQVLTEFEQGTFVERPGDEDIHTAVERRLRELAGPIAGKLHTGRSRNDQVATDLRLYLRRQLDERSQELHRLQRASLDLAERNRAVIMPGYTHMQRAQPVRFSHWVLSWFWAWQRDMERLNDCRARAEVMPLGSGALAGTPLRLDREALASDLGFARPSENSMDAVRDRDFVVEALSWAAILSVHLSQMAEDVIIWSSAEFGFVRVADAYSTGSSLMPQKRNPDSLELIRGKAGRMIGHLTGLLTTLKGLPSTYNKDLQEDKEALFDAMDNLALTVPVATGVLETLEVCPDRMRAALDEAMLATDLADYLVAKGMPFRQAHEVVGRAVRLTEERGKDLSRLGQEEWASLSPLVGADVRDVFSWERSVEARSALGGTGLAALEEQLRRAHAALDVSAHER; translated from the coding sequence CTGTGGGGGGGAAGGTTCACAGGGGACGTGGACGAGTTGATGGAGCGGTTCAATGCTTCCTTCCCCTTCGACCGCCGGCTCTACCGCGAGGACATCGAGGGTAGCCTGGCCTATGCCCGGGCCTTGGAGCAGGCGGGGGTGCTGTCGGATGCGGAGCGGGTCAGCATCGAAAGGGGTCTGCGGCAGGTTCTGACGGAGTTTGAGCAGGGTACCTTCGTCGAGCGGCCTGGGGATGAGGATATCCACACCGCGGTGGAGCGGCGACTGCGCGAGCTAGCCGGGCCGATAGCGGGTAAGCTCCACACCGGGCGCAGCCGCAATGACCAGGTGGCCACTGACCTGCGTCTCTACCTGCGTCGGCAGCTGGACGAGCGCAGCCAAGAGCTGCATCGGCTGCAGAGGGCCAGCCTCGACCTGGCCGAGCGGAACCGGGCGGTCATCATGCCTGGGTATACCCACATGCAGCGGGCCCAGCCAGTGCGGTTCAGCCATTGGGTGTTGTCGTGGTTCTGGGCCTGGCAGAGGGATATGGAGCGGCTGAACGACTGCCGAGCGCGGGCCGAGGTTATGCCCCTAGGAAGCGGAGCCCTGGCGGGTACCCCCCTGCGGCTGGACCGTGAAGCTCTGGCGAGTGACCTGGGGTTCGCCCGCCCCTCGGAGAACAGCATGGACGCCGTGCGGGACCGCGACTTCGTGGTGGAGGCTTTGAGCTGGGCTGCCATTCTGTCGGTGCACCTGAGCCAGATGGCCGAGGACGTGATCATCTGGTCCTCGGCTGAGTTCGGGTTCGTGCGCGTGGCCGATGCCTACTCCACCGGATCCAGCCTGATGCCGCAGAAGCGCAACCCCGACTCGCTAGAGCTGATTCGGGGCAAGGCGGGGCGGATGATCGGCCACCTCACTGGCTTGCTCACCACCCTCAAGGGACTGCCTTCCACCTACAACAAGGACCTGCAAGAGGATAAGGAGGCGCTGTTCGATGCCATGGACAACCTGGCCCTGACCGTGCCGGTGGCAACGGGGGTGCTGGAGACGCTGGAGGTCTGCCCCGATCGGATGCGAGCGGCGCTGGACGAGGCCATGCTGGCCACCGACCTGGCCGACTACTTGGTAGCCAAGGGGATGCCTTTCCGGCAGGCCCACGAGGTGGTGGGCAGGGCGGTGCGGCTGACGGAGGAGCGAGGCAAGGACCTTAGCCGGCTGGGCCAGGAGGAGTGGGCCAGTCTCTCACCGCTGGTCGGGGCGGACGTGCGGGACGTCTTCTCGTGGGAGCGGTCGGTGGAGGCCCGGAGCGCGTTGGGGGGCACCGGCCTGGCGGCGCTGGAGGAGCAGTTGAGGCGGGCACATGCGGCACTTGACGTGAGCGCTCATGAGCGCTGA
- a CDS encoding DUF3096 domain-containing protein, giving the protein MRLSYGSGPVARFSRDLRDLSWLYLTQGASLVLLGILIVLFPELLAILVATFLIVVGVLTLATGWRLRRARRAFDEMGRLLWD; this is encoded by the coding sequence ATGAGGCTCTCGTATGGAAGTGGCCCGGTGGCGCGGTTCTCGCGTGATCTCCGCGATCTGTCGTGGCTTTACCTGACCCAAGGAGCATCGCTGGTTTTGCTAGGGATACTGATTGTGTTGTTCCCTGAGCTGCTAGCCATCCTGGTGGCGACGTTTCTGATTGTGGTTGGAGTGCTCACTCTGGCCACCGGCTGGCGGTTGAGGAGGGCGCGCCGAGCCTTCGACGAGATGGGCCGGCTCCTATGGGACTGA